The Sedimentisphaera salicampi genome includes a region encoding these proteins:
- a CDS encoding chromate transporter produces the protein MEKNILGKLLISFARVGLFTVGGGYAMLPMLSREVVEKRGWVSEEEMLDYYAIGQATPGVIAINVAAFVGYRQAGVLGTIFAGIGVVGPSVVIISLIAAFLSGFQDNIYVQKAFAGIRIAVAVMIIFTLSNMGRRAIKDYTGCLLAAAGFAAVTLQIISPVLFVAAVIFYAIAREIQKGKNDIS, from the coding sequence TTGGAAAAGAACATACTCGGCAAACTTCTAATCTCTTTTGCCCGCGTAGGGCTTTTTACCGTAGGCGGGGGATACGCAATGCTGCCTATGCTCAGCCGCGAGGTGGTGGAAAAACGTGGCTGGGTGAGCGAGGAGGAAATGCTCGACTACTACGCAATCGGGCAGGCAACCCCGGGCGTTATAGCGATAAATGTGGCAGCGTTTGTGGGATACCGTCAGGCAGGAGTTCTCGGCACAATTTTCGCGGGGATCGGGGTCGTGGGCCCGTCTGTTGTAATCATCTCGCTGATAGCTGCGTTCCTCTCGGGATTTCAGGATAATATTTACGTGCAGAAAGCGTTTGCGGGAATCCGTATTGCGGTTGCCGTAATGATAATATTCACGCTGAGTAATATGGGCAGAAGAGCAATAAAGGATTATACCGGATGCCTGCTTGCTGCTGCTGGATTCGCCGCTGTAACGCTGCAAATTATCTCCCCGGTGCTTTTTGTGGCGGCGGTAATATTCTACGCTATAGCGAGGGAGATACAGAAGGGGAAAAATGATATATCTTAA
- a CDS encoding ABC-F family ATP-binding cassette domain-containing protein, producing the protein MPLLQLKNIEKSFGTNRLFSGLNMKIYRKEKIGLIGNNGTGKTTLFKMILGKDTPDGGEILSRKDYSIGYLPQEPFFDKEKTVIEVMQENLSHIYELEEQVEKAAQKLESKSGRELEKAMAEYERLSLKYELAGGYDIETRIKMILSGVGLGEEFYENKVCQLSGGQLSRLGLASVLITGSDLLLLDEPTNHLDLAATEWLENFLKNYPGAALIISHDRFLLDRVAVKIAELENMQAALWKGNYSQFLESKENDRIRKEREQEKRQKMVDKEMDFIARNRNDVGMRRVARGRAKRLERLLEDNPDFLETQQKVRTLSFSFEDIKNLSHNVLKCRSLSKAYGELKLFSDLNFDLTLGQRLAITGPNGTGKSTLLKIALGKIAQDTGKIKFGNNLSVGYLDQQGEELLPESSVIDEILRLRKDLKPAQARNVLGAFLFFGDEVFKQVENLSGGERNRLMLCRLVLQRPDVLVLDEPTNHLDIASKEALETALQEFEGTVIFVSHDRYFIDKICDLLMVMGVDECGKKQMGRFEFFGPGQKLYTEFYDTAAKRAQEALKKKYSDESNKSQTPVRKNKRHKERKTAPEELKPFNKYRPEDIEDFIMKKESFIEELKEKFGLEEYYKDHKKMNELQEQVNSAENELELLYKAYEWKLG; encoded by the coding sequence ATGCCGCTTCTGCAGCTTAAAAACATAGAAAAATCATTCGGAACCAACAGGCTCTTTTCCGGCCTCAATATGAAGATATACCGCAAGGAAAAGATCGGCCTTATCGGAAACAACGGGACTGGGAAAACAACGCTTTTCAAGATGATCCTCGGGAAGGATACGCCGGATGGAGGCGAGATCCTCAGCAGGAAGGATTATTCGATAGGCTACCTGCCTCAGGAGCCGTTCTTCGATAAAGAGAAAACGGTAATTGAGGTTATGCAGGAAAACCTCTCGCATATATATGAACTTGAAGAGCAGGTGGAGAAGGCGGCGCAAAAGCTTGAGAGCAAATCTGGCAGGGAGCTTGAAAAGGCTATGGCCGAATACGAAAGACTGAGCCTGAAATACGAGCTTGCCGGCGGATACGATATTGAAACGCGGATTAAGATGATCCTCTCAGGCGTGGGGCTTGGCGAAGAATTTTATGAGAATAAGGTATGCCAGCTAAGCGGTGGGCAGCTCTCAAGGCTCGGGCTTGCCTCTGTTCTGATAACAGGCAGCGACCTTCTGCTCTTGGATGAACCAACAAACCACCTCGACCTTGCAGCAACAGAATGGCTCGAGAACTTCCTGAAAAATTACCCCGGCGCAGCCTTGATCATAAGCCACGACAGATTCCTTCTTGATCGTGTGGCAGTGAAGATTGCAGAGCTTGAGAATATGCAGGCTGCTTTATGGAAAGGCAACTATTCCCAATTCCTAGAAAGCAAAGAGAACGATAGAATCCGAAAAGAACGCGAGCAGGAAAAACGCCAAAAGATGGTGGATAAGGAAATGGATTTCATCGCCCGAAACCGCAATGATGTGGGGATGAGGCGCGTAGCGAGGGGCAGAGCCAAACGCCTCGAAAGGCTGCTTGAAGATAATCCGGACTTCCTCGAAACCCAGCAGAAAGTGCGAACGCTGTCTTTCAGCTTTGAAGACATCAAAAACCTCAGTCATAACGTGCTCAAATGCAGATCGCTGAGCAAGGCATACGGCGAGCTGAAGCTCTTCTCTGATCTGAACTTCGACCTCACCCTCGGCCAGCGGCTCGCAATTACAGGCCCAAACGGAACGGGCAAGAGTACGCTCCTGAAAATTGCACTCGGCAAAATTGCTCAGGACACAGGAAAGATAAAATTCGGCAATAATCTAAGCGTAGGCTATTTAGACCAGCAGGGCGAGGAGCTGCTGCCGGAATCATCCGTGATTGATGAGATCCTCCGGCTGAGAAAAGACCTCAAGCCGGCGCAGGCGAGAAATGTGCTCGGAGCGTTCCTCTTTTTCGGTGATGAGGTGTTCAAACAGGTGGAGAATCTCTCCGGAGGCGAGCGAAACAGGCTTATGCTTTGCCGGCTCGTTCTCCAAAGGCCGGATGTGCTTGTGCTCGATGAGCCCACGAACCATCTGGATATCGCCAGCAAGGAAGCCCTCGAAACCGCCCTGCAGGAATTTGAGGGCACGGTTATCTTTGTAAGCCACGACAGATACTTTATCGATAAGATATGCGATCTGCTGATGGTGATGGGGGTGGATGAATGCGGCAAAAAGCAGATGGGCAGATTCGAATTCTTCGGCCCGGGGCAAAAGCTCTACACCGAATTCTACGACACCGCTGCAAAGAGGGCACAGGAGGCCCTGAAGAAAAAATACAGCGATGAATCAAACAAATCGCAAACGCCTGTACGCAAAAACAAAAGGCACAAGGAAAGAAAAACTGCACCGGAAGAGCTCAAGCCTTTTAATAAATACAGGCCTGAGGATATTGAAGATTTTATTATGAAAAAGGAATCCTTCATTGAAGAGCTCAAAGAAAAATTCGGCCTTGAAGAATACTACAAAGACCATAAAAAGATGAACGAGCTTCAGGAGCAGGTAAACAGCGCCGAAAACGAGCTGGAACTGCTTTATAAGGCGTATGAATGGAAATTAGGCTGA
- a CDS encoding ammonium transporter produces the protein MKNKVSTAGIVLLLAGTLSAAEPAAEAGGLVELKAELQNNLNIVWTCIAAFLVFFMQPGFAMVEAGFTRAKNSVNIIMKNLMDFSIGTLTFFLLGFGLMFGTTNGFFGTSDFMIAGSQGDPASWDWTFLIFQTVFAGTAATIVSGAMAGRTKFRSYMFYSVLICGLIYPISGSWAWGGLANGSGWLENLGSGFTDFAGSSVVHSVGGWLALAGAIVLGPRLGKYGPDGKPKAIPGHNITLAALGVFILWFGWFGFNPGSTTLGDGEIGRVAVTTNLAAATGAIAAMAVVWIVSGKPDASMSLNGALAGLVAITAGCYTVTPLGAIAIGLCAGVIVVFSVYFFDRLKIDDPVGAVSVHGVCGAFGTIACGLFNAEAALGLAETSTGLFYGGGAGKLGVQLVGTAAYFLWAFGIGFLMFSAIKYTVGLRVSRDEELKGLDITEHGNEAYAGFQVFSTT, from the coding sequence ATGAAGAACAAAGTTTCAACTGCTGGAATTGTTCTGCTGCTTGCAGGTACGTTATCTGCGGCGGAGCCGGCTGCGGAGGCCGGCGGGCTTGTCGAACTGAAGGCCGAACTGCAGAACAACCTAAACATTGTATGGACGTGCATCGCCGCTTTTCTGGTATTCTTTATGCAGCCCGGATTTGCGATGGTCGAGGCAGGGTTCACCAGAGCGAAAAATTCAGTGAACATCATAATGAAAAACCTGATGGATTTTTCAATCGGCACCCTCACATTCTTCCTTCTCGGATTCGGACTGATGTTTGGAACTACCAACGGATTTTTCGGAACATCCGATTTTATGATAGCAGGCTCTCAAGGCGATCCTGCAAGCTGGGACTGGACGTTTCTAATCTTCCAGACCGTATTCGCAGGCACCGCAGCAACGATTGTATCCGGTGCGATGGCAGGCAGAACTAAGTTCCGCTCATATATGTTCTACAGCGTTCTGATTTGCGGCCTTATCTACCCGATCTCAGGCTCCTGGGCGTGGGGCGGGCTTGCCAACGGCAGCGGCTGGCTCGAAAACCTCGGCAGCGGCTTCACCGACTTTGCAGGCTCAAGCGTTGTGCATTCTGTAGGCGGATGGCTTGCCCTTGCAGGGGCAATAGTTCTCGGGCCTAGGCTCGGGAAGTACGGCCCTGACGGAAAGCCGAAGGCTATCCCGGGCCACAACATCACCCTTGCTGCTCTGGGCGTTTTCATCCTCTGGTTCGGGTGGTTCGGATTCAACCCGGGCTCAACCACCCTCGGCGACGGCGAAATCGGCAGGGTAGCAGTAACAACCAACCTTGCAGCAGCAACCGGAGCAATAGCAGCAATGGCTGTAGTTTGGATAGTCAGCGGCAAGCCCGATGCTTCAATGAGCCTCAACGGCGCCCTTGCGGGGCTGGTAGCCATAACAGCAGGCTGCTACACGGTAACCCCGCTCGGTGCAATCGCTATCGGCTTATGTGCAGGCGTGATCGTGGTGTTCAGCGTGTATTTCTTCGACAGACTCAAGATCGACGACCCGGTTGGTGCGGTATCCGTACACGGGGTGTGCGGGGCATTCGGCACAATAGCCTGCGGGCTTTTCAATGCGGAGGCAGCCCTCGGCCTTGCAGAAACCAGCACCGGCCTCTTCTACGGCGGCGGAGCAGGAAAGCTCGGCGTTCAGCTCGTGGGAACTGCGGCATACTTCCTCTGGGCATTCGGAATCGGATTTTTGATGTTCTCTGCAATTAAGTACACTGTTGGGCTTAGAGTGAGCAGGGATGAAGAGCTCAAAGGGCTCGACATAACCGAGCACGGAAACGAAGCCTACGCAGGGTTCCAGGTCTTCAGCACTACATAA
- a CDS encoding sigma-70 family RNA polymerase sigma factor: MDGNQFDYRQALREEVEDMLTAARGLKRKDRKLIEQYFLEGQSITNLAKSRGKCRQTISKRISKLLKRLKDYNACYPRSTLGGAIARDYFLRGMSIRETAKARGCSEYRVRKHIKLAGKYSRKKAGAEL, encoded by the coding sequence ATGGATGGAAATCAATTCGATTATCGTCAAGCCCTGCGCGAGGAAGTGGAAGATATGCTCACAGCCGCACGCGGGCTCAAACGCAAGGACAGAAAGCTCATAGAGCAGTATTTCCTTGAGGGGCAAAGCATCACGAATCTGGCAAAATCAAGGGGCAAATGCCGGCAGACAATCTCGAAACGTATTTCCAAGCTGCTCAAAAGGCTCAAAGACTACAACGCCTGCTACCCGCGCAGTACGCTCGGCGGTGCGATAGCAAGGGATTATTTCCTGCGGGGCATGAGCATACGGGAGACAGCCAAAGCACGCGGCTGTTCGGAATACAGGGTTAGAAAGCATATCAAGCTCGCAGGAAAGTATAGCAGAAAGAAAGCGGGGGCAGAGCTGTGA
- a CDS encoding P-II family nitrogen regulator: protein MKLLIAYIQPHALEAVKEELSKRDIAKMSVTNSLGCGAQMGYHENYRGVEFDVNLLKKVRLEIAVNDEFVEAAVESITKAARTGEIGDGKIFIIHLEECIRIRTGQKGPEAIG, encoded by the coding sequence ATGAAACTGTTAATAGCATACATACAGCCTCACGCTCTCGAGGCGGTGAAGGAAGAGCTCTCAAAGAGGGATATAGCAAAGATGAGCGTTACCAACTCCCTCGGCTGCGGAGCACAAATGGGCTACCACGAAAACTACAGAGGCGTTGAATTTGATGTGAACCTCTTGAAGAAAGTGCGTCTCGAGATAGCTGTCAACGATGAGTTTGTCGAGGCGGCGGTGGAATCAATCACCAAAGCAGCCCGCACCGGCGAGATCGGAGACGGAAAGATATTCATAATCCACCTCGAAGAATGTATCAGAATAAGGACAGGACAAAAAGGGCCGGAAGCAATTGGGTAA
- a CDS encoding chromate transporter, translating into MIYLKLYAIFFTTGLFTFGGGLASLPILQDFLVEGGWISQHEFVDMIAVSQSTPGPIGINLASYIGYTVGSFPGAIIASVGLLTPAYIISIIIIRSITSYSENRYVDAVMKRIRPAVIGLIGAAVFFIASNALAGPIAESGDILNLRCLILFALFALLRFFRKLHPAVFIILGAMAGIAFL; encoded by the coding sequence ATGATATATCTTAAGCTCTATGCGATATTTTTCACAACAGGCCTGTTCACCTTCGGGGGCGGACTGGCATCCCTTCCGATTCTTCAGGATTTCCTCGTGGAAGGAGGCTGGATAAGCCAGCACGAATTCGTTGATATGATTGCAGTATCGCAATCTACCCCCGGCCCGATCGGCATAAATTTAGCCTCATACATCGGCTATACCGTGGGCTCGTTTCCGGGAGCAATAATAGCCTCAGTCGGCCTCTTAACCCCCGCATACATAATCAGCATAATCATAATTCGCTCCATCACAAGCTATTCTGAAAACAGATATGTCGATGCCGTAATGAAGCGAATCAGGCCTGCTGTTATCGGGCTCATCGGGGCGGCGGTATTCTTTATCGCTTCGAATGCCCTCGCCGGACCAATCGCAGAATCTGGGGATATCCTGAATTTACGCTGCCTGATACTCTTCGCCCTGTTTGCCCTGCTGAGATTCTTCCGCAAACTCCACCCGGCTGTATTCATTATCCTCGGAGCGATGGCAGGCATCGCGTTTCTTTGA